A stretch of Candidatus Babeliales bacterium DNA encodes these proteins:
- a CDS encoding ribonucleotide-diphosphate reductase subunit beta, which produces MNLFERLVMNKNGIINNSTVDPNKILPMRYQWARQHYKDGVANNWTPEEVSMQHDVEQWKSSTVLTANERRLILWNLGFFSTAESLTANNLVLTVYKHVTNPECRQYLLRQAYEEAVHTDTFIYCCDSLGLNPDEIYNMYEVIPSIKEKDDFVVNLTKSIMDPNFTTDTVENIQRFVHDLIGFYVIMEGIFFYAGFAMMLALKRQNKMIGIGEQFEYIMRDESLHLAFGCDLINVIKSENPEIWTESFQQEIVELVKQAVVLEKQYALDACPQGMLGINAQQFAEYVEHITDRRLERIDLPKVYGTKNPFPWMSQSTDLSKEKNFFESRVTEYQTAGSLEW; this is translated from the coding sequence ATGAACTTGTTTGAAAGGTTAGTCATGAATAAAAATGGAATTATTAATAATTCAACAGTAGATCCAAATAAAATTTTACCAATGAGATATCAATGGGCGCGTCAGCATTATAAAGATGGTGTTGCGAACAATTGGACACCAGAAGAAGTTTCTATGCAGCATGATGTTGAGCAATGGAAATCTTCTACCGTGTTGACTGCAAATGAACGCCGTTTGATTTTATGGAATCTTGGTTTTTTTTCTACCGCTGAATCGTTAACGGCGAACAACCTGGTTCTTACGGTGTATAAGCACGTAACCAATCCGGAGTGTCGTCAATATTTGCTACGCCAGGCGTATGAAGAAGCAGTGCACACCGATACATTCATTTATTGTTGTGATTCATTGGGATTAAATCCTGATGAAATTTATAATATGTACGAAGTGATACCTTCAATCAAAGAAAAAGATGATTTTGTGGTGAATTTGACAAAATCTATTATGGATCCAAATTTTACAACTGATACGGTTGAAAATATTCAACGCTTTGTGCACGATCTTATTGGTTTTTACGTGATCATGGAAGGTATTTTCTTTTATGCAGGTTTTGCGATGATGCTTGCATTAAAGCGCCAGAATAAAATGATTGGTATTGGTGAGCAATTTGAATATATCATGCGCGATGAAAGTCTTCACCTTGCATTTGGTTGCGATTTAATCAACGTGATTAAATCAGAAAATCCTGAAATTTGGACTGAAAGCTTTCAACAAGAGATTGTTGAGTTGGTCAAGCAAGCAGTGGTGTTGGAAAAACAATATGCGCTTGATGCGTGTCCACAAGGAATGTTAGGGATTAATGCACAACAATTTGCTGAATATGTTGAACATATTACCGATCGTCGTTTAGAACGCATTGATTTACCAAAAGTGTATGGTACAAAAAATCCATTCCCTTGGATGTCGCAGTCTACTGATTTGAGCAAAGAAAAGAATTTCTTTGAATCACGTGTTACTGAATATCAGACTGCAGGTTCATTGGAATGGTGA